One Candida dubliniensis CD36 chromosome 1, complete sequence genomic region harbors:
- a CDS encoding uncharacterized protein (mannose receptor-like protein, putative): MSKLVRRTILPAITVVCIVFFVVLESSKKPNDSLYDAGSHIFDSISHLSFVDGQLIEHKPPNQPLLNEQFKNIDSNPDINLQTIKQADGEKKKLKEKEEEEEKQLDPCTVFNPINKGFIDLSGLSSLSNEGKALPWVSKGYDSGKNYTIGICSSPFKKHHSEITEIQDNLNSSLIGAYYVDAETKKYVSMGKYSTVPKFRGRKLTLTYENGSYCDIIDNNTNQRLRKSTILTFTCDREMSARASVSYIGQANECTYFFEIRSHHACPTAAKANNLAAVWIFLFIFLAAVFVYFSGGLLYRQMKQASSARSKV, translated from the coding sequence ATGTCTAAACTAGTCAGAAGAACTATTTTACCTGCCATAACGGTTGTATGCATCGTTTTTTTCGTAGTACTAGAATCCTCAAAGAAACCAAATGATTCCTTATATGATGCTGGATCCCACATATTTGATTCCATAAGTCATTTATCCTTTGTTGATGGACAACTAATAGAACACAAACCACCAAACCAACCACTTTTGAACGAGCAATTTAAGAATATTGACAGCAACCCAGATATTAATCTACAAACCATTAAGCAAGCGGAtggagaaaagaaaaagttaaaggaaaaagaagaagaagaagaaaagcaaTTGGATCCTTGTACAGTATTcaatccaataaataaaggatttattgatttgagtGGATTATCGTCCTTGTCAAACGAAGGCAAAGCGTTGCCATGGGTTTCTAAAGGATACGACAGTGGTAAGAATTATACAATAGGTATATGTTCATCTCCATTCAAAAAACACCATAGTGAGATCACTGAAATCCAAGACAATCTCAACTCAAGTTTAATTGGTGCATATTACGTTGATGCcgaaaccaaaaaatatGTATCTATGGGTAAGTATTCGACTGTACCCAAATTTAGAGGTAGAAAATTGACTTTAACATATGAAAACGGATCCTATTGtgatataattgataacaACACAAATCAAAGACTACGTAAATCGACTATTTTAACATTTACTTGTGATCGTGAAATGTCAGCTAGAGCACTGGTTTCATATATTGGTCAAGCAAATGAATGtacttatttttttgaaatcagATCACATCATGCATGTCCTACTGCTGCTAAAGCTAATAATCTAGCTGCTGTATGgatatttttgtttatatttttggCTGCTGTATTTGTTTACTTTTCTGGTGGATTGTTGTATAGACAGATGAAACAGGCTTCAAGTGCTAGAAGTAAAGTATAA
- the SAP7 gene encoding aspartyl protease, putative, with product MQRILELLLLSSTALAVIGDGFIALPVHKLQADEGSVHFPNRLPIFDLVNGVAKTAQEDVNQIIQPIFGNGIFSGGSIEVGHSADGHSVKHEVSFSPPSSTDNKDNEPTKTGFSLDDLIKSIPTEFWSLIGSDKPPTLSDDRSKDADFTPSAVSQVEQPTSKSVESTAPSSVSNDSEPSSSGANKQTGAFFLSLDNTQTLYTATLKVGSPPQEVQVMIDTGSSDLWFISSGNSQCKANGGSIDCDQYGVFDKSKSSSWHDNKTDYSISYYDGDKASGTMGQDNITFAAGFSIENANFAVIENTTSSIGVFGVGYPELEAVKPKYTNLPFAMKEQNLIAKVAYSLYLDSRDAAQGYILFGGIDHAKYTGDLKAFDIVKSNDKYVYSQIPLTSVVSSLNNYTNAYGLPAGTNHPKVGAVIYNGTDSFNGGIDLKDTPTLLDTGTTYSYLSKDQVESIVGLFGNVTYNDAGKAYEVPCWVGNPGNYLEFNFKNEQYIKVPTSEFVISVGTYASGAELCVFGILPGTHSILGDNFMRSVYAVFDLEDHVISIAQAAYNDNHAVVPIE from the coding sequence ATGCAAAGAATATTAGAGTTATTACTTTTATCATCTACAGCTCTTGCTGTTATTGGTGATGGTTTCATTGCTTTGCCAGTGCACAAACTTCAAGCTGATGAAGGCAGTGTACATTTCCCAAACCGTTTACCTATTTTTGATCTTGTAAATGGTGTTGCTAAGACTGCTCAAGAAGATGTAAACCAGATCATTCAACCTATCTTTGGTAATGGGATTTTTTCTGGTGGCTCAATTGAAGTCGGACATTCTGCTGATGGACACAGTGTAAAACATGAAGTATCATTTTCTCCTCCATCATCAACTGACaataaagataatgaaCCAACTAAAACCGGATTTTCCTTAGATGACttgattaaatcaattccaACTGAATTCTGGAGTTTAATTGGTCTGGATAAGCCTCCAACTTTATCTGACGATAGGTCCAAAGATGCTGATTTCACTCCAAGTGCTGTCTCACAGGTCGAACAACCAACAAGCAAGAGCGTTGAATCAACTGCTCCTAGCTCTGTTTCAAATGATAGTGAACCTTCTTCATCTGGTgcaaacaaacaaactgGTGCTTTTTTCCTTAGTTTAGATAACACTCAAACATTATACACTGCTACATTGAAAGTTGGTTCACCACCTCAAGAAGTTCAAGTAATGATTGATACTGGATCTTCTGATTTATGGTTCATTTCTTCAGGAAATTCTCAATGTAAAGCCAACGGAGGATCAATTGATTGTGACCAATATGGTGTATTTGATAAACTGAAATCTTCTTCATGGCACGATAACAAAACTGATTATTCAATTAGCTATTATGATGGTGATAAGGCATCAGGCACTATGGGTCAAGATAATATTACTTTTGCTGCAGGATTCCTGATTGAAAACGCCAACTTTGCTGTTATTGAAAACACTACTTCCAGTATTGGTGTTTTCGGTGTCGGCTATCCTGAATTGGAAGCAGTTAAGCCAAAATATACTAATTTACCATTTGCTATGAAGGAACAAAACTTGATTGCTAAAGTTGCTTATTCCTTATATCTTGATTCTCGTGATGCTGCTCAAggttatattttatttggtGGTATTGATCATGCCAAATACACCGGGGATTTGAAAGCTTTTGATATTGTCAAGTCTAACGATAAATATGTTTACTCCCAAATCCCATTGACCTCAGTCGTTTCGTCATTGAACAATTACACTAATGCTTACGGTCTTCCCGCAGGTACTAATCATCCAAAAGTTGGTGCTGTTATTTACAATGGTACTGATTCTTTCAATGGTGGTATTGATCTCAAGGACACACCAACCTTGTTGGATACCGGAACTACATACAGTTACTTGTCCAAAGACCAAGTTGAATCCATTGTTGGACTTTTTGGTAATGTTACCTATAATGATGCTGGTAAAGCTTACGAAGTGCCATGTTGGGTAGGTAATCCTGGCAATTATTTggaattcaatttcaaaaatgagCAATACATTAAAGTTCCAACCTCTGAATTTGTTATATCAGTGGGTACTTATGCCAGTGGTGCTGAATTATGTGTATTTGGTATTTTACCAGGTACTCATTCAATTTTGGGTGACAACTTTATGAGAAGTGTCTATGCTGTGTTTGATTTGGAAGACCATGTCATCTCCATTGCACAAGCTGCTTATAATGATAACCATGCTGTTGTTCCTATTGAATAG